In Amorphus orientalis, one DNA window encodes the following:
- a CDS encoding DEAD/DEAH box helicase yields the protein MKAPRKRSDLLRPQIRFVNKVKRLRTIILALPMGAGKTVIVLTALLDLLDDRKVNKVLVVAPLLVASATWPDEFEEWEHLRDLTWTLVRAEDDDDDIADARRDDYQFARDALDLPIDQAAAYAQRMSTRRKEWKRRRLIRRDTEIHIINREMLPWVWEYFGRGKRWPYDVLVVDEASMFKNAKMKTKLKRLTRFGVAVKARPFISRCILLTGTPAPKGIMNLWGLAKVADGGKRLGRSMKAFKDRWFNQGYMRWEIEPKDGAEEDIMARLGDIMFSLREEDVVQLPPRIDQTVKVTLPRKVLQEYKRFERELVSEVYDVEAVNRGVLHNKLLQFANGSMYQEDGKDVWIHDKKLEALEALIEDANGAPVLVAYSFKFDLMRIRKAFKRAVVFGEGDVRKTKTRWNNGDIGLMLAHAASVGHGQNIQYGGSISVWYGLTPDLELYQQFNKRLHRRGQRDTVFNYHIVAEGTYDEKILPLLSERGATQDRILNSVRLHLTN from the coding sequence ATGAAGGCGCCGCGGAAGCGATCGGACCTCCTGCGTCCTCAGATCCGCTTCGTCAACAAGGTGAAGCGCCTACGGACGATCATCCTGGCGCTCCCGATGGGGGCTGGGAAGACCGTCATCGTTCTGACCGCCCTCCTTGACCTCCTCGACGATCGGAAAGTCAACAAGGTCCTGGTCGTTGCGCCGCTCCTGGTCGCATCGGCCACATGGCCCGACGAGTTCGAGGAATGGGAGCATCTGCGGGACCTCACCTGGACACTGGTCCGGGCCGAGGACGACGACGATGACATCGCAGACGCGCGCCGGGATGACTACCAGTTCGCAAGGGACGCTCTGGATCTCCCGATTGATCAAGCGGCCGCCTACGCCCAGCGCATGAGTACGCGCCGCAAGGAGTGGAAGCGTCGCCGCCTCATCCGCCGGGACACCGAGATCCACATCATCAATCGCGAAATGCTCCCGTGGGTCTGGGAGTATTTCGGACGCGGAAAGCGTTGGCCCTACGACGTACTCGTCGTCGACGAAGCGTCGATGTTCAAAAACGCGAAAATGAAGACCAAGCTCAAGCGGCTGACCCGCTTCGGCGTCGCCGTGAAGGCCCGGCCATTCATCTCGCGCTGCATCCTGTTGACCGGCACCCCCGCCCCGAAGGGCATCATGAACCTCTGGGGGCTGGCTAAGGTCGCTGATGGCGGGAAGCGCCTCGGCCGCAGCATGAAGGCGTTCAAAGACCGATGGTTCAACCAGGGTTACATGCGCTGGGAGATCGAGCCGAAGGATGGTGCGGAAGAAGACATCATGGCCCGCCTGGGGGACATCATGTTCTCCCTGCGCGAGGAGGACGTCGTTCAGCTCCCCCCGCGGATCGACCAGACGGTGAAAGTGACTTTACCCCGAAAGGTTCTCCAGGAGTACAAGCGCTTCGAACGCGAGCTGGTCTCGGAGGTCTATGACGTAGAGGCGGTGAACCGCGGCGTTCTACACAACAAGCTCCTCCAGTTCGCAAACGGCAGCATGTATCAGGAGGACGGCAAGGACGTCTGGATTCATGACAAGAAGCTAGAAGCCCTCGAAGCACTCATTGAAGACGCCAATGGCGCTCCTGTTCTGGTCGCCTACTCGTTCAAATTTGACCTCATGCGCATCCGCAAAGCCTTCAAAAGGGCCGTTGTATTTGGTGAGGGCGACGTTAGGAAGACGAAGACTCGTTGGAATAATGGTGATATTGGATTGATGCTTGCTCACGCGGCCTCCGTCGGCCATGGGCAAAATATTCAATACGGAGGTAGTATTTCGGTATGGTACGGGCTCACGCCCGACCTCGAATTATACCAGCAATTCAACAAGCGACTTCATCGGCGGGGTCAGAGAGACACGGTTTTCAATTATCACATCGTCGCCGAGGGAACCTACGACGAGAAAATCTTACCACTCCTGTCCGAACGCGGGGCGACGCAGGACCGCATCCTCAACTCGGTGCGGCTTCATCTTACAAATTAA